tttacaatatatattaatgatctggatgagggaattgaaggcaatatctccaagtttgcggatgacactaagctggggggctgtgttagctgtgaggaggatgctaggagactgcaaggtgacttggataggctgggtgagtgggcaaatgtttggcagatgcagtataatgtggataaatgtgaggttatccattttggtggcaaaaacaggaaagcagactattctctaaatggtggccgactaggaaaaggggagatgcagcgagacctgggtgtcatggtacaccagtcattgaaagtgggcatgcaggtgcagcaggcagtgaagaaagcgaatggtatgttagctttcatagcaaaaggatttgagtataggagcagggaggttctactgcagttgtacagggtcttggtgagaccacacctggagtattgcgtacagttttggtctccaaatctgaggaaggacattattgccctagagggagtgcagagaaggttcaccagacttattcctgggatgtcagggctgtcttatgaagaaacactggatagacttggtttatactctctagaatttaggagattgagaggggatcttatagaaacttataaaattcttaaggggttggacaggcaagatgcaggaagattgctcccgatgttggggaagtccaggacaaggggtcacagcttaaggataagggggaaatcctttaaaaccgagatgagaagaacttttttcacacagagagtggtgaatctctggaactctctgccacagagggtagtcgaggcctgttcattggctatatttaagagggagttagatgtggcccttgtggctaaggggatcagagggtatggagagaaggcaggtacgggatacagagttggatgatcagccatgatcatattgaatggcggtgcaggctcgaagggcctatgtttctatattgatgGCCGGGAATGTAACCGAGACACCAGGAATGTCCGGGGTACTGAAACCAAATTTAATCAGTAAACAGCATCTGAAATAACTAAGataacattcagaaagtattctgcTGTAATTCAATGTCGAAATATTACTGCAGCAATTTTAAGTGAAAATATGagtggctcttaaaagagccttTGGGTTTTCGGTGTTTCGTCAGCATTGAGTGGATGTTTACTTGGAGCTGGTGTACTTGGTTACAGCCTTTGTCCCTTCCGACACGGCGTGCTTAGCCAGTTCCCCGGGCAGCAGCAGGCGCACGGCGGTCTGAATCTCCCTGGAACTGATGGTCGCCCGTTTGTTGTAATGGGCCAGGCGGGAAGCCTCGCCCGCGATACGCTCGAAAATATCGTTCACGAACGAGTTCATGATGCCCATGGCCTTAGAGGAGATGCCGGTATCCGGGTGAACCTGCTTCATCACTTTGTAGATGTAGATGGAGTAACTCTCCTTCCTTGACCTCCTGCGCTTCTTGCCCGCCTTGCCTGCAGCCGGTTTCGCCAATGCTTTCTTGGCGCCCTTCTTGGCTGTTGGTTTCGGTTCAGGCATTTCCTCGGTGAATTTCAAACACAAAAGTAACCAAAGATACTTCGCTCTATGATCCTCTATGAAGTGACCAGAAGCCGTTCGGAGCGCGAATTAAATAGGCAGCGGCGTCACCCTATGCTAATGAGGGATGGAGCAGGAGCGGATCGTCATTGGGTGGTCGGTGACATGAATCACACTTCGCTATAAACCTTCTGATTGGATATCTGCGGTGAAACATTGCAATCCCTCGCTCCCCCAATCAGAAGCCGCTTCCACTGCCCCGTTCGCGTCACACCAAGCTCCAGTATCTTTGGCGTGACACtacatttacatggataggaaaggtttatagggatactatacgaagtgggacccgttgggtcccatgttcacactggagggctggtcccccaacgcaatattccacctctccaccaattccaatattggtggccagtggggagggggctttctggaacgctagtgttgtgggccgaagggactggtttccagagggctagtatggtaattgtgggccgaatgtattattgtgctggcagctcagtcactcaggcctggtgggctggcagctcagtcactcaggcctggtgggaaactgctggaaattctgcccaaaacaggtgagagactctgagagagaaggggcattcttttccgctgctggatgctcaagttgccgaaccaggccacgatgtaaCCAGTCGGCATGCTCTCTACTGCACACGTttagatgttagagagagtcctctgtcacataccgactctccgtaatattctcaggaagtagaggcgctgatgtgttttctttataattgcatcagtgtgctgggaacaggaaagatcttcggaaatatgcacgcctacgaatttgaagttgttgacccttttcaccatcgtcccgttgatataaacgggattgtgggtccctatcctacccctccctaactccacaatcagttccttggttttgctggtgttgagagccaggttattgtgctggcaccatttggtcaataggtcgatctcacttctatactctgactcgtcactaTCGGTGATTCCTCcctcaacagtggtgtcatcggcgaacttgatgatggggttcgcactatgtccggctacgcagacatgagtatagagtgagtaaagcaggggctgagcacgcagccttgaggtgctcccatgctgattgttatcgaggatgacacatttccaccaatatggacatTCCGTGGTCTGTggttgaggaagtcgaggatccaattgtagagggatgcgcagagacccagatctgagagcttggtaaccagcttggaggggatgatggtattaaatgccgagctgtagtcaatgactaacagcctgacatatgagtttttgttgcccaagtggtccagagcagagtggagagccagtgatatCGCATCTACCGTTGATATGTTgttgcggtaagcgaactgcagtaggtccaggt
Above is a window of Amblyraja radiata isolate CabotCenter1 chromosome 45, sAmbRad1.1.pri, whole genome shotgun sequence DNA encoding:
- the LOC116968572 gene encoding histone H2B-like; amino-acid sequence: MPEPKPTAKKGAKKALAKPAAGKAGKKRRRSRKESYSIYIYKVMKQVHPDTGISSKAMGIMNSFVNDIFERIAGEASRLAHYNKRATISSREIQTAVRLLLPGELAKHAVSEGTKAVTKYTSSK